One window of Methanogenium organophilum genomic DNA carries:
- a CDS encoding iron ABC transporter substrate-binding protein, with the protein MKRSGLFIAAVCGLILAVALCAGCTDTSSSAAAPSGDAGASDATMTITDGMGRTVTVPVSPDRVVCSGPGCLRYLTYLQAEDHVVGVDDIEIKENIFDARPYAIANPQFSSMPMIGEFRGNDDPEKVVACNPDVIFKTYCTEASEADELQEKTGIPVVALQYGDLGNNRALMDESLRLMGTVMGNDDRAEAVIAYFDTLTADLKSRTEGIAEEDQPTVFIGGVAHAGPHGFQSTQPTYPPFIFVNARMLSDGPQTSYADIAQEKIIAFDPDVIFVDLSTLQTTPSAIDELKDDPSYAAMTAVQADEVYGVLPYNWYTANQGSVMADAYFIGTVLYPEEFSDVDPAEKADEIYTFLVGEPVFDEMDSLFDNQAFKRISLE; encoded by the coding sequence ATGAAACGAAGTGGTTTGTTTATTGCCGCCGTGTGCGGCCTGATTCTCGCCGTCGCCCTCTGTGCGGGCTGTACGGATACCTCATCTTCTGCTGCGGCACCTTCCGGTGACGCCGGTGCATCCGATGCCACAATGACCATCACGGACGGGATGGGCCGTACGGTCACCGTCCCGGTGTCCCCGGACCGTGTCGTCTGTTCCGGGCCCGGGTGTCTGCGCTATCTGACCTATTTACAGGCAGAAGACCATGTTGTCGGTGTGGATGATATTGAGATTAAAGAGAACATCTTTGATGCACGGCCCTACGCCATCGCAAACCCGCAGTTCTCCTCGATGCCGATGATCGGTGAATTCCGCGGCAATGATGACCCGGAGAAGGTTGTCGCCTGCAACCCCGATGTGATCTTCAAGACATACTGCACTGAAGCGTCAGAGGCTGACGAACTGCAGGAGAAGACCGGCATTCCGGTGGTTGCCCTCCAGTATGGTGACCTTGGGAACAACCGTGCACTGATGGATGAGTCGCTGCGCCTGATGGGTACAGTCATGGGCAACGACGATCGTGCCGAAGCGGTAATCGCCTATTTCGACACCCTCACTGCAGATCTGAAATCCCGGACGGAAGGCATTGCAGAAGAAGACCAGCCGACGGTATTCATCGGCGGTGTTGCCCATGCCGGACCGCATGGTTTCCAGTCTACACAGCCTACTTATCCGCCATTCATCTTTGTGAATGCCCGTATGCTCTCTGATGGACCTCAGACGTCGTACGCCGATATTGCACAGGAGAAGATCATCGCCTTTGATCCGGACGTCATCTTCGTGGACCTCTCTACGCTGCAGACAACGCCCTCGGCCATCGATGAACTGAAAGACGACCCGTCATATGCCGCAATGACTGCCGTACAGGCAGATGAGGTGTATGGTGTGCTGCCGTATAACTGGTATACCGCAAACCAGGGCTCAGTGATGGCAGATGCCTACTTTATCGGAACAGTGCTCTACCCGGAGGAATTCTCAGACGTTGACCCGGCAGAGAAAGCAGATGAGATCTACACCTTCCTTGTGGGAGAACCGGTCTTTGATGAGATGGACAGTCTCTTTGACAATCAGGCATTCAAACGGATCAGCCTGGAATGA